A genomic window from Pseudogulbenkiania sp. MAI-1 includes:
- a CDS encoding class I SAM-dependent methyltransferase: MSPTPLYCAEAARRETAQQLAERFALPLVRQRPTEGYWLELGPERLELLTSGKHGAVYAEFVEGAAKHRREQGGGRGQPVAKAVGLKGAKELPRVVDATAGLGGDSFVLASLGCEVTLLERSPVAAALLFDALERARWHPDTMDIARRMTLVHADAISWLAAQAERPEAERPQVVFVDPMFPDTDKKSAAAKKGMQAFQQVIGDDLDSAALLAAAIAAATVRVVVKRPQRGPAIEGVKPSAVLEGKSTRFDLYVIKALRPQS, translated from the coding sequence ATGAGCCCCACCCCGCTGTACTGCGCCGAAGCGGCGCGCCGCGAGACCGCCCAACAACTGGCCGAGCGCTTTGCGCTGCCGCTGGTGCGGCAGCGGCCGACCGAGGGCTACTGGCTGGAACTGGGGCCGGAGCGGCTGGAGCTGCTCACCAGCGGCAAGCACGGCGCGGTATACGCCGAATTCGTCGAGGGGGCGGCCAAGCATCGCCGCGAACAGGGCGGCGGGCGCGGCCAGCCGGTGGCCAAGGCGGTGGGGCTGAAAGGTGCCAAGGAGCTGCCGCGCGTGGTCGACGCCACCGCCGGCCTCGGCGGCGATAGCTTTGTGCTGGCCAGCCTGGGCTGCGAGGTGACGCTGCTGGAGCGCTCGCCGGTGGCGGCAGCCCTGCTGTTCGATGCGCTGGAGCGCGCGCGCTGGCATCCCGACACCATGGACATCGCCCGGCGCATGACGCTGGTGCACGCCGATGCCATTTCCTGGCTCGCGGCCCAGGCCGAACGCCCCGAAGCGGAACGGCCGCAGGTGGTATTCGTCGACCCGATGTTCCCCGACACCGACAAGAAGAGCGCCGCCGCCAAGAAAGGGATGCAGGCGTTTCAGCAGGTGATCGGCGACGACCTCGACAGCGCGGCGCTGCTCGCAGCCGCCATCGCCGCCGCCACGGTGCGGGTGGTGGTGAAGCGCCCGCAGCGCGGCCCGGCCATCGAGGGCGTGAAACCGTCGGCGGTGCTGGAAGGCAAATCCACCCGCTTCGACCTCTACGTGATCAAAGCGCTGCGGCCGCAGAGCTAG
- a CDS encoding response regulator, protein MMEHTLLLVDDEPFSLELMSELLESDGYRTVQAESGEEAWSRLEAEHERFCAVLLDKMMPGLSGMELLARIKENPDMEHLPVIIQSAFGSPGSIQQGMSAGAFFFLSKPFSRDMLLAVVKAAVSHWDRQLYFREMGLHQEGTMMLLQDAEFTLRTLQEAHAVTALLARACPVPERVASGLYELIANAVEHGNLEFDFQDKQRLLAEENWDNALEARLADPAYAQRQVSVRFQRTAEGITFTITDQGRGFDWQAVLNAGPAALLRPHGRGILLAKLSSFDQLEYPGDGSQVIARLLL, encoded by the coding sequence ATGATGGAACACACGCTACTCTTGGTTGATGACGAGCCGTTCAGTCTTGAGCTGATGAGCGAGCTGCTGGAAAGCGACGGCTACCGCACGGTACAGGCCGAAAGCGGCGAGGAAGCCTGGAGTCGGCTCGAGGCCGAGCACGAGCGCTTCTGCGCCGTGCTGCTCGACAAGATGATGCCCGGCCTGAGCGGCATGGAGCTACTGGCGCGCATCAAGGAAAATCCGGACATGGAACACCTGCCGGTGATCATCCAGTCCGCCTTCGGTTCGCCCGGCAGCATCCAGCAGGGCATGAGCGCCGGTGCCTTCTTCTTCCTCAGCAAGCCGTTTTCGCGCGACATGCTGCTGGCCGTGGTCAAGGCGGCAGTCAGCCACTGGGACCGCCAGCTGTACTTCCGCGAAATGGGGCTGCACCAGGAAGGCACCATGATGCTGCTGCAGGACGCCGAGTTCACCTTGCGCACGTTGCAGGAAGCGCACGCGGTGACCGCCTTGCTGGCGCGCGCCTGCCCGGTACCGGAGCGCGTGGCCAGCGGGTTGTACGAGCTGATCGCCAATGCCGTCGAACACGGCAACCTGGAATTCGACTTCCAGGACAAGCAGCGGCTGCTGGCCGAAGAAAACTGGGACAACGCGCTGGAGGCCCGGCTGGCCGACCCGGCCTACGCCCAGCGCCAGGTCAGCGTGCGCTTTCAACGCACCGCCGAGGGCATCACCTTCACCATCACCGATCAGGGACGCGGCTTCGACTGGCAGGCGGTGCTCAACGCCGGCCCGGCGGCACTGCTGCGCCCGCATGGCCGCGGCATCCTGCTGGCCAAGCTGAGCTCCTTCGACCAGCTCGAATACCCGGGCGACGGCAGCCAGGTCATCGCCCGCCTGCTGCTGTGA
- a CDS encoding DNA internalization-related competence protein ComEC/Rec2 — protein sequence MILLAAFCAGIALCAFLPELPDGRWLGPALAGAAVLAWRLDGRGRQAALWLMCGLAGLGYAGWRAELRLADALAPQWEGRPVEFVAVVRGLPDPGDYGVRLNAEVEQVLTPGARLPARVQLNAYRGGDWPAGSRWRLTARFKARHATANPFGFDGEAWMWSEGLQAGGSVGKGAVRLDDAKDALAYIDRLRAAVQARLQRVLGETREAVLIGALTVGAQQAIAREDWQRFSRTGLTHLVSISGLHITMVAGLAALLAAGWLRLRPTVSVPPRLVIAAVTVLAALGYALLAGFSVPTQRTLFMLACAAVLLASRRAYTPFQVWWLALTVVLLIDPFSVLAPGLWLSFGLVAALMAATLARRRPPGKLRAALAGQWAALVMSLLPLALFFGNLPLVSPFANAVAIPYISALVTPLALAAVALPFDAPLHWAAWLAEGFFWAVDKLAVLPPWSIPGLPWPLLMLGALGSLWLIAPRGVPLRAFGALLLTPALLYSPPRPAPATLRVQVFDVGQGLSVLLQTAHHDLLYDTGPGEAERVLLPQLAGLGVRRLDALMLSHHDSDHDAAAAGLLAALPVARVWAGQPETLAGFRDDAAPCQAGQSWAWDGVRFDVLWPPEGLTGEDNAHSCVLRVATMTQAVLLPGDIGQREEDELVLRYGRALASDVLLAPHHGSRGASGEALLQAVTPRWGVFSAGYRNRYRHPHPQTLERYRAQGTGVLRTDQLGALRIELGREVGVSAFRLQAPRYWRARPDAAEDKLTAAGGR from the coding sequence ATGATCCTGCTCGCTGCCTTCTGCGCCGGCATCGCGCTGTGCGCCTTCCTTCCCGAACTGCCAGATGGCCGCTGGCTGGGGCCGGCGCTGGCGGGCGCCGCCGTGCTCGCCTGGCGCCTCGACGGCCGTGGTCGCCAGGCCGCGCTGTGGCTGATGTGCGGCCTGGCCGGGCTCGGCTACGCCGGCTGGCGTGCCGAGCTGCGGCTGGCCGACGCGCTGGCGCCGCAATGGGAGGGGCGGCCGGTCGAGTTCGTCGCCGTCGTGCGCGGCCTGCCCGATCCCGGCGACTACGGCGTGCGGCTGAACGCCGAGGTGGAGCAGGTACTGACGCCGGGGGCCCGGCTGCCGGCGCGAGTCCAGCTGAACGCCTACCGCGGCGGCGACTGGCCGGCCGGCAGCCGCTGGCGGCTCACGGCGCGTTTCAAGGCGCGCCACGCCACCGCCAACCCGTTCGGCTTCGACGGCGAGGCGTGGATGTGGTCGGAAGGGCTGCAGGCCGGCGGCTCGGTCGGCAAGGGCGCGGTGCGGCTGGACGATGCCAAGGATGCGCTGGCATACATCGACCGCCTGCGCGCCGCCGTGCAGGCCCGCCTCCAGCGGGTGCTGGGCGAGACGCGTGAAGCGGTGCTGATCGGCGCGCTCACCGTCGGTGCGCAGCAGGCCATCGCGCGCGAGGACTGGCAGCGCTTCTCGCGCACCGGCCTGACCCACCTGGTATCGATATCTGGATTGCATATCACCATGGTCGCCGGTTTGGCGGCGTTGCTGGCGGCCGGGTGGCTGCGGCTGCGGCCAACGGTGAGCGTGCCGCCGCGGCTGGTGATCGCCGCCGTCACCGTGCTGGCGGCGCTGGGCTACGCGCTGCTGGCCGGTTTCTCGGTGCCGACCCAGCGCACCCTGTTCATGCTCGCCTGCGCGGCGGTGCTGCTGGCCTCGCGCCGCGCCTACACGCCGTTCCAGGTGTGGTGGTTGGCGCTGACTGTGGTGTTGCTGATCGATCCCTTTTCCGTGCTGGCGCCGGGGCTGTGGCTGTCGTTCGGGCTGGTGGCGGCGCTGATGGCCGCCACGCTGGCGCGCCGCCGTCCGCCCGGCAAGCTGCGCGCGGCGCTGGCCGGTCAGTGGGCGGCGCTGGTGATGTCGCTGCTGCCGCTGGCGCTGTTCTTCGGCAACCTGCCGCTGGTGTCGCCCTTTGCCAACGCGGTGGCGATCCCCTACATCTCGGCGTTGGTGACGCCGTTGGCGCTGGCGGCGGTGGCGCTGCCGTTCGATGCCCCGCTGCACTGGGCGGCGTGGTTGGCCGAAGGCTTCTTCTGGGCGGTGGACAAGCTCGCCGTGCTGCCGCCGTGGTCGATCCCCGGTCTGCCGTGGCCGCTGCTGATGCTCGGTGCGCTCGGTTCCTTGTGGCTGATCGCGCCGCGCGGTGTGCCGCTGCGGGCGTTCGGGGCGCTGCTGCTCACCCCGGCCTTGCTGTACAGCCCGCCGCGCCCGGCACCGGCCACGCTGCGGGTGCAGGTGTTCGACGTCGGCCAGGGCTTGTCGGTGCTGCTGCAGACCGCCCATCACGACCTGTTGTACGACACCGGGCCGGGCGAGGCCGAGCGCGTGCTGCTGCCGCAACTGGCCGGCTTGGGTGTGCGGCGGCTCGACGCGCTGATGCTGTCCCACCACGACAGCGACCATGATGCTGCGGCGGCCGGCTTGCTGGCCGCCCTGCCGGTGGCGCGGGTGTGGGCTGGTCAGCCGGAGACACTGGCCGGGTTCCGCGACGATGCCGCGCCGTGCCAAGCGGGGCAGAGCTGGGCCTGGGACGGGGTACGCTTCGACGTGCTGTGGCCGCCGGAGGGGCTCACGGGCGAGGACAACGCGCACAGTTGCGTGTTGCGCGTGGCGACCATGACACAGGCGGTGCTGCTGCCCGGCGACATCGGACAACGCGAAGAAGACGAACTGGTGCTGCGCTACGGTCGCGCGCTGGCCAGTGACGTGTTGCTGGCCCCGCACCACGGCAGCCGTGGTGCGTCCGGCGAGGCGCTGCTGCAGGCGGTGACACCGCGCTGGGGCGTGTTCAGCGCCGGCTATCGCAACCGCTACCGTCATCCGCATCCGCAGACACTCGAACGCTATCGTGCGCAGGGAACGGGAGTGCTGCGTACCGACCAGCTTGGGGCCTTGCGGATCGAACTGGGCCGGGAGGTCGGGGTCAGCGCCTTCCGCCTGCAGGCTCCGCGCTACTGGCGAGCGCGCCCCGACGCTGCCGAAGACAAACTCACAGCAGCAGGCGGGCGATGA
- a CDS encoding thioesterase family protein, whose amino-acid sequence MSVFSVEFKVRDYECDMQGIVNNGVYFNYLEHARHEFLLEKGIDFAELARQNINLVVVRSELDYKASLTSGDKFAVTVAFEPVSKVRFGFRQQVIRQSDNKVVLEGLIIGTAINERGRPAIPEQFAAQMGA is encoded by the coding sequence ATGTCCGTTTTTTCCGTTGAATTCAAGGTGCGCGATTACGAATGCGATATGCAGGGCATCGTGAACAACGGGGTGTACTTCAACTACCTGGAGCACGCCCGCCATGAGTTTCTGCTGGAAAAGGGCATCGACTTCGCCGAGCTGGCGCGGCAGAACATCAATCTGGTGGTGGTTCGCTCCGAACTCGACTACAAGGCCTCGTTGACCAGCGGCGACAAGTTCGCGGTGACGGTGGCGTTCGAGCCGGTCTCCAAGGTGCGCTTCGGCTTCCGTCAGCAGGTCATCCGCCAGTCGGACAACAAGGTGGTGCTGGAAGGGCTGATCATCGGCACCGCCATCAACGAGCGAGGCCGCCCGGCAATTCCAGAGCAGTTCGCCGCCCAGATGGGGGCGTAA
- a CDS encoding antibiotic biosynthesis monooxygenase, producing MIAVIFEVTLSEDGEASYLAAAEALRPRLAEVNGFLGIERFASLSTPGRLLSLSFWRDEEAVAQWRQLEAHRQAQQAGRSGLFVDYRLRVAQVVRDYGLNRRDEAPADSRQRHDARA from the coding sequence ATGATTGCCGTTATATTCGAAGTGACGTTGTCCGAGGATGGCGAAGCCAGCTATCTGGCTGCTGCCGAGGCCTTGCGTCCGAGGCTGGCCGAGGTGAATGGCTTTCTCGGCATCGAGCGGTTTGCCAGCCTGAGCACGCCAGGCCGCCTGTTGTCGTTGTCTTTCTGGCGGGATGAGGAGGCGGTGGCACAGTGGCGGCAACTGGAGGCGCACCGGCAGGCGCAGCAGGCGGGCCGAAGCGGCTTATTCGTCGATTACCGGCTGCGGGTGGCGCAGGTGGTGCGCGATTACGGCCTGAACCGTCGTGACGAAGCACCGGCAGACAGCCGGCAGCGACATGATGCGAGGGCATAG